A stretch of DNA from Streptomyces caniferus:
GTCGTTCTGGATGCCGGCGACGTCGTCGCGGTGACGCTGGGCACCAACAACTTCGACACCGCCGACAACACCGAGTACAAGAACGCCTGAGTCCGTGGACTGCCGGGGCCGGCAGGCAATGAGCGCCACGGCCGGCCCCGGCACTAGGAGGCGCCGGGCCTGTTCCTTCTCGTGCTGGGGCACGGGACGGGCGGCCCGGCGCCTTCGCCTTTCGACGAACGCATAGAGGGGAGAGGCCGATGAGGTGGAGCGCGGGATGGTTCGGCGGCACCGGGCACGACCGGCTGCCCGCCGGGGGCCGGGCGGTATCCGGCCTGGAGGGAACATGGACGGTCGGGTGGCCGGG
This window harbors:
- a CDS encoding lasso RiPP family leader peptide-containing protein, with amino-acid sequence MEQTTTPVYSAPVVLDAGDVVAVTLGTNNFDTADNTEYKNA